Proteins encoded together in one Littorina saxatilis isolate snail1 unplaced genomic scaffold, US_GU_Lsax_2.0 scaffold_3386, whole genome shotgun sequence window:
- the LOC138957440 gene encoding trafficking protein particle complex subunit 13-like yields the protein MIMLWPLQTDEVYLEAQIQNITPGPIYMERVSLEPSNQYTAKELNTPEGKEGRLYGGVDYLSGSDTRQYLYCLSPRPELYADNKVLKGVTNIGKLDIVWKTNMGEKGRLQTSQLQRV from the exons ATGATTATGCTGTGGCCTTTACAGACAGACGAGGTTTATCTGGAGGCTCAGATTCAGAACATCACCCCCGGTCCGATCTACATGGAGAGAGTGTCTCTGGAGCCGTCCAACCAGTACACTGCCAAGGAGCTGAACACTCCGGAGGGAAAGGAGGG ACGACTGTACGGAGGGGTGGACTACCTGTCGGGGAGCGATACACGTCAGTACCTGTACTGCCTGTCCCCCCGCCCCGAGCTCTACGCGGACAACAAGGTGCTGAAGGGGGTCACCAACATCGGCAAGCTGGACATCGTCTGGAAGACCAACATGGGGGAGAAAGGACGTCTGCAGACCAGCCAGCTACAGCGAGTG